A stretch of DNA from Ranitomeya variabilis isolate aRanVar5 chromosome 1, aRanVar5.hap1, whole genome shotgun sequence:
gggaaatgttatttattaactattttgtgtcacataactctctggtttaacagaataaaaattcaaaatgtgaaaattgcgaaattttcaaaattttcgccaaatttccgtttttttcacaaataaactcagaaattatcgacctaaatttaccactaacatgaagcccaatatgtcacgaaaaaacaaactcagaatcgctaggatccgttgaagcgttccggagttattacctcataaagggacactggtcagaattgcaaaaaacggcaaggtcattaaggccaaaataggctgggtcatgaaggggttaaatgagaaggtgtgtccaaacttttggtctgtactgtacatgtgagGTTATAAGCCCCGCTCccaggtgatgacatcactgatatgatgagaccacaccccttatactccagcaccgcccctcatctatcactgctgacaacctgcctgtatatgGAGAGGTTCTCTGCCTCGCCCCAGTATTGACACCCCCTCCGCCCTCCTGACACGAACGCTTTAGTGAACGCTTTTCGTCTTTTGTTAtttttctgctcctgtgttgtttcTCCTAGACATATATGCAGTCTGACAACTATATGTCACCAGTCGGGGACGCGTTGTGCTTTGTTGTCAGTTCAGGTGgacatttctaggaggaataacgtCTGAAGTGTGGTTTTGCAGCTTAGGTGACTTGGGGACTACTGCGTCCGATGCCCCCCATATCTGTTGGTGCGCACTTTACCTCTAAATTACAGTGACCAAAAAATCAGTCACTGACAAACAGGTGAAACCACAGGGCGGCCACGTGAGAGTCAGCGACAAGCAGGAGAGGTTGTGGTGTGGGCCCGAGGACAGGAGACTCcatgcagagggggaggggagcctAGTTATAACATGGTAATTACAGCCTCAGAGCACCAGGGGGTCCTGGTGACACCGCAGACTCCCCCTGTCACTGACTGCACACGATCATTAACCCTCAATGTCTGGAGCAGAGCCGCACCTTACCTGGTTCACATCGATGTGGTTTCTCTCCATGTAGCGCAGGTCGTTGACCTGTCCGCCCTCCATGTACTCCATCACCAGGACCCTCTCTGTGCTCACGTCCCAGTGGATTTTAGGTATCTGAAATAAAGTAAGAGAGCTGATGAGCAACCATTACAGGAGGAGCAAGTACAATGGCGGCCCCCATTAAGAGACGTCTGAAGGAGCCGGCGCGCTCCCTGGACCTCTCCAGCCAAGTCCAAATACCCCTGCAACAAACAGAACATCCACATGTACTGTGCAGCGCAGTACGGCACGTGTGCTCACGGCATTAGTCATGAGTAACTCGCACAATACTGACACCGGCTGGAGACAAGTCATTACAGCAGCTACACGGCATGTCCAGTCCTATATACACGGATGAATATGCTTTGCCTCCAGGGCATCCATCAGATGATCTGTGTGGATCATGTAGAGACCGCTCCTACCTTCAGGAAGGGGAACCTGTGGACCATAGCTGTCATTTTCTCAGCGTTGCGGGCCTCATTCAAGAAGTCCAGCTCTCGGGGAAGATTCTTCTTCGCTTCTTCCACCAACCACATGAACTCAAACTGCGGGAAGACTTTCTTCACTGCCCGGAGGAGGACCTGGAGAGCAGACACTAGTGGTCACACAGGTTGGTGAGGTGACGGCAGCCCTGTCTCATGTGCATTATCAACTGTGGTTTTTGGGGGCGTTTGGGACAAAATGAGTCTCTGCAACAGACCCAGGGTAAGGGCTTAATAAGTGTCTACCCAGAGGTCAATGTGATCCACTGTGCTTGGTGCCAACATGAACCTACAGTCTCAGCATACACCTCTCCTACCTCCATGATCATGATGTCCTGGGAACTTTGCTCCCTCACTTTAGGATGCTGGACCTTCACAGCTACCATCCGACCATCCCTGAGAACTGCTCGGTGGACCTGCGCCAATGAGGCTGCACCCAGAGGGGTCTCCTCAAATTGTGCAAACAGATCCGACGTCTGGAGGGAGAAACCACAGGTAGAAGTCTGCTCCTACTGCAACATCCAGCCTGTCTATAACCCCCAGGCTGTGTGACAACCCCACAGCATGCAAAACTTTTCCATGGCCACACAACAACCCATCCCCTTAGTATGTGTGATTCCCTCTCCCCCAGGCCGCGTGGGGGAGTGTCACAACTTTCTCCGTTCACATGACAACCCATTCCCCCAGTATGTGTGACCTCCCCCGTATGTGTCTCTCCTTCCCGGTTGTGTGACAACCCCCCCAGTATGTGTCTGCCTATCCCGGTGGGGTGACAACCCCCTAGTATGTATCTGCCTCTCCTGGTGGGGTGACAACCCCCTAGTATGTGTCTGCCTCTCCTGGTGGGGTGACAACCCCCCAGTATGTGTCTGTCTCTCCCAGTGGGGTCTCTCGGTGGGGTGACAACCCCCAATATGTGTCTCTCCCTCccagttgagaaacacatgatggtgtctccgcggtgttggatgttttgatctccccgaggtcattcatccttatgtttataacccCCCAGTATGTGTCTGCCTCTCCCGGTGGGGTGACAACCCCCAGTATGTATCTGCCTCTCCCGGTGGGGTGACAACCCCCCAGTATGTAACTGCCTCTCCCGGTGGGGTGACAATGCCTCTCCCGGTGGGGTGACAACCCCCCAGTATGTGTCTGCCTCTCCCGTTGGGGTGACAACCTCTCAGTGTGTGTCTGTCTCTCCCGGTGGGGTGACAACCCCCCAGTATATTTCTGTCTCTCCCAGTGGGGTCTCTCGGTGGGGTGACAACCCCCAATATGTGTCTCTCCCTCccagttgagaaacacgtgatggtgtctccgcggtgctggatgttttgatctccccgaggtcattcatccttgttTATAACCCCCCAGTATGTGTCTGCCTCTCCCGGTGGGGTGACAACCCCCCAGTATGTATCTGCCTCTCCCGGTGGGGTGACAACCCCCCAGTATGTGTCTGTCTCTCCCAGTCGGGTGACAACCCCCAATATGTGTCTCTCCCTCCCAGTTGTGTGACATCCCTCCCCCTTGTATGTGACTGCCCCCCAGCATTCACACCTGCCTCATCCTCACTGGAGGTTTATCTGTGGTTCGCGCTCACCGCTCCCTCTCCAGACAGCAATATCTGAGGCAATAAATCTCCAGCCCGTGATCTGGCTTTATGAGTAGAGCGCGAGTGTTATTAATACGCGGTGACCTCGTCCTGATGCCCCCGTCAGATCTGTGGGTGGCTGATTAATTGCAGCTCATAATAAGCGCCTGCATCAATGAGGGGCAGCGATAAAGCACGGATGGGGTGCAGCGCCGTACCTCcgtcctcagctcctcctggatGATGTGCAGCACGTCAGGCAGCGGGGTGGCCGGGGCCTGGCTGTGGAGCACGCTCAGAGTGCGGGTGTACTCCGGGGGCAGAAGGTACTCCAGAGCCCCCAGGTGCTGCCCCACCTTTATGTAGGTGCCACGGTTGGCGCAGCACAGGTCCAGCAGGCGGCGCGCAGAGCGAGCATGCACCTAGGAGGAGACAGTGTACAAGAAGGATTTGAGGAGCACACAGGGGCCGCCATGTCCTGGGACAGTGCTGTACCTGAGACATGACGACCTCATATTCCTCAGAGCCCGGGGGAACATTGCGGAGCGTCACCAGGTAGTCCCAGGTCACGGCTGCAGTCTGCAAGGCAGGAAGGAGACGTCAGGCCACATGACAgcccacacagacatatccagggtgACCGCTGTCACTCACCGTCAGCACCGCTCTGCTGATCCGCACCACCCCAAAGTCACTGGGATCCCAGGAGCGCGCCCCATAGATGACACAGCCAGAGGTGGCCATACCGGCAGTGAGCAAGGAAACCAGTCTGAACGAGGCCCTCACCATCCTGGCCCCAACCTGCAACACAAGCACCAGAGAGGCAGGGGACAGTACCACTCGCGCGTGTGACCCTGCAGGACGGGGGCCACGAGGTTCCCACCACTGACACGTCACGTGACGGGATGAACTGTAGAGAGTGGACGCTTCTCAGTTTGCCTGCACGTCCTCTGATTTTACTGCTGTACCTCTCCTAGAAAACCCTCCCCTCCCCGCTCTTGGGACAGTTCAAACCGATGTGCACGCCGGGACACTTCAGATGCTGCCTCCCGCGCTGGAAGTAAAAGGGGAGGTGGGGCTGGGAGAAACCATCCGTCGGTACAAAGAAGGGGGGAGCCTCAGGTGAGCTCCGACATCATGGCGGCGGAGCCTGTACACTCCTCTAGTGCTGGGCGCGCTCTCAGTTGGTCATGTGACCCTAGTCAGTTCCGGTTTATCAGAAAGCTTTTTCCGGTTGTAAGGACGGGTTGCAGAGATGGCGCTGGTGAGGTGAGGAGTACGCTGGATCTCTTGAGTTCATCTGTGGGTGTCATGGACGGGTAACAGCCTAGTGCTGGCAGAGAATGCTGTGGAACCCGCCCGAGAGCCGAGGGGACATGGCAGCAGCTCATGTGGAGTGTCTCTTGTCCAACTCAGAGAGGGAGCTAATATGCATCCTTCTCTCCCATGAAGCATTGCGtgaggtttctgcaaggagaactgCCCCCCCCCATCTTTCTGATGCTCTGGAGGTCATATTCGTTGGTTTTGGCCCCCTCCCGCCACTCTGTGGGTTTTGGCCCCCTCCCGCCACTCTGTGGGTTTTGGCCCCCTCCCGCCACTCTGTGGGTTTTGGCCCCCTCCCGCCACTCTGTGGGTTTTGGCCCCCTCCCGCCACTCTGTGGGTTTTGGCCCCCTCCCGCCACTCTGTGGGTTTTGGCCCCCTCCCACCACTCTGTGGGTTTTGGCCCCCTCTCGCCCTCCTGTCACTCTTGGGGTTGGGCCTATATGTGCAGATTTGCCCTGTGACAGATAATCTCGCTGTTTCTCACAGTTTTCTGCCAGCCCCCACACAGCTTTCCCAGGATCAGCTGGAGGCGGAGGAGAAGCTCAGAGCTCAGAAGTCTCGTCAGACGGCGCTGGTGGCATCACGCCGAGAGCCGCCTCCTTATGGCCACCGGAAAGGCTGGGTGCCCCGGACCCTGGAGGTGAGTGGCTGGTAGGGATATATCGTGGTGGCTGCTAGAGTCACATCTGTCATCTTTTACTATCTTGTGATCCTCGCAGGATTTTGCAGATGGCGGCGCCTTTCCAGAGATTCATGTGGCTCAGTACCCGCTGGAGATGGGGAAGAAGAAGCGTACGTCCAACGCCCTGGCCATACAGGTGGATGCCGAGGGCAAGATCAAGTATGACGCCATCGCTCGGCAGGGCCAATCCAAGGATAAGGTGCGAATATCCTCACCCGTGCTGCAACCACAGGCTGCCCACTGTGTCTGACAGCAGATCTGCGAGAAGGCTTCGTGCCAGGACTGCTAGAGTGATGCCGACTATTattatgatgattattattatacatgtatatagtgccatttattccatggcgctttacatgtgaaaaggggcaaatatagacaagtacagtaaacgtgagcaatacaaggcacacacaagtacagaaggagagaggatcctgcccgcaagggctcacagtctataggggatgggtgaggatacaataggagagggtagagctggtcgtgcagtggtttagtGAATCgttggttactgcagattgtagacttgttggaagaggtgggtcttcaggttccttttgaaggggtccgtggtaggcgagagtctgatgtgttggggtagagagttcgagagtatgggggaagcacgggagaagtcttctaTGCGGTTATGGGAAGAAGGGATAAGAGGTGagcagagaaggaggtcttgagaggatcggaggttgcgtgtcggtaagtaccgggagaccatgtcagagatatatggaggagataggttgtgaatggctttgtatgtcatagttacggttttgaactggagcctctggacaataggaagccagtgaagggcttggcagagaggagaggctggggagtaacggggagacagttggattagtcgggcagcacagtgtagaatggattggagtggtgccagagtgctagaggggagtccagagagtaggaggttgcagtagtcaaggtgggagataagggcatgcactagtgtttttgtggtttcgtggtcaaggaatgcacggatccgggaaatatttgtgAGTTTGAGTtgtcaggaggaggcaagggcttggatatgtggcttgaaagagagggcaaagtcgaggatcaccccgaggcatcgagcgtgtgggactggggaaagtgagcagccattgacattgatggataggtctggtagagtgagatggggggaaagatgatgaattctgttttgtccatgttcagttttagaaagcgagcagaaaagaaagatgaaatagcagacagacattgtggtattttggtaaggaggtgaggtcaggtccagataggtagatctgcgtgtcatcggcgtagagatgatactgcaaaccttgggattctatgagctgtcccaggccgaaggtgtagatggagaagagcaggggccctaggactgagccttggggaacacccccAAAcggggtgaggaggtggtgtgggggagggagaaactgaatgttcggtctgttagagatgatgagatccaggatagggccaagtctgatgCCAAGAgaggagaatctgtagcaggagggagtggtccacagtgtcaaaggcagaagacaggtccaggagaaggaggacacagTAGtggcgcttgctcttggcggttagtaggtcgttggtcactttagttagggcagtttcagttgagtgatggggtcggaagccagattgtaaccggtcaaagggagcaggaggagagatcaagacggacatgctgttccagtagttttgaggcgtaAGGgtgaagagatattgggcgatggctagacacagaggatgggtcactgTATCACAACTCCCATCATCCCGGACCCCGGGAGCTCGCAATCTAATCTCTGATCACACAATCTATCACTACTCCCATAATCCTTGACCCCAATAGCTCACAATCTACTCTCCTATCACACA
This window harbors:
- the ADCK1 gene encoding aarF domain-containing protein kinase 1; translated protein: MVRASFRLVSLLTAGMATSGCVIYGARSWDPSDFGVVRISRAVLTTAAVTWDYLVTLRNVPPGSEEYEVVMSQVHARSARRLLDLCCANRGTYIKVGQHLGALEYLLPPEYTRTLSVLHSQAPATPLPDVLHIIQEELRTETSDLFAQFEETPLGAASLAQVHRAVLRDGRMVAVKVQHPKVREQSSQDIMIMEVLLRAVKKVFPQFEFMWLVEEAKKNLPRELDFLNEARNAEKMTAMVHRFPFLKIPKIHWDVSTERVLVMEYMEGGQVNDLRYMERNHIDVNQVSRALGKLYSEMIFVHGFVHCDPHPGNVLVRQTKGSRSPEIILLDHGLYQELTDNFRLNYCHLWQALIAADMTAIRIYSQRLGAGELYALFACVLTARSWHSVTRGIDRGAVSAEEAKEIRSNAAAYLPQISQLLSSVPRQMLLLLKTNDLLRGIETALHTDAGASSFLSMSRCCVRALARHRRTMASSLWSSACISMSELLHLGQLQLYELFLWTRSSLVGRWLICFVYWISYSLY